In the genome of Oncorhynchus gorbuscha isolate QuinsamMale2020 ecotype Even-year linkage group LG05, OgorEven_v1.0, whole genome shotgun sequence, the window acctccaggtctttgtctatgtccatgctgtccaggttctagaaggtgtgtgtgtgtgtggtctttgtctatgtccatgctgtccaggttctagaaggtgtgtgtgtgtgtgtgtctaacctcaaggtctttgtctatgtccatgctgtccaggttctagaaggtgtgtgtgtgtgtgtctaacctccaggtctttgtctatgtccatgctgtccaggttctagaaggtgtgtgtgtgtgtgtctaacctcaaggtctttgtctatgtccatgctgtccaggttctagaaggtgtgtgtgtgtgtgtctaacctcaaggtctttgtctatgtccatgctgtccaggttctagaaggtgtgtgtgtgtgtgtctaacctcaaggtctttgtctatgtccatgctgtccaggttctagaaggtgtgtgtgtgtgtgtctaacctccaggtctttgtctatgtccatgctgtccaggttctagaaggtgtgtgtgtgtgtgtctaacctcaaggtctttgtctatgtccatgctgtccaggttctagaaggtgtgtgtgtgtgtgtctaacctcaaggtctttgtctatgtccatgctgtccaggttctagaaggtgtgtgtgtgtgtgtctaacctccaggtctttgtctatgtccatgctgtccaggttctagaaggtgtgtgtgtgtgtgtctaacctcaaggtctttgtctatgtccatgctgtccaggttctagaaggtgtgtgtgtgtgtgtctaacctcaaggtctttgtctatgtccatgctgtccaggttctagaaggtgtgtgtgtgtgtgtctaacctccaggtctttgtctatgtccatgctgtccaggttctggaaggtgtgtgtgtgtctaacctccaggtctttgtctatgtccatgctgtccaggttctggaaggtgtgtgtgtgtctaacctccaggtctttgtctatgtccatgctgtccaggttctagaaggtgtgtgtgtgtgtgtgtctaacctccaggtctttgtctatgtccatgctgtccaggttctagaagtgtgtgtgtgtgtgtgtctaacctccaggtctttgtctatgtccatgctgtccaggttctagaaggtgtgtgtgtgtgtgtgtctaacctccaggtctttgtctatgtccatgctgtccaggttctagaaggtgtgtgtgtgtgtgtctaacctcaaggtctttgtctatgtccatgctgtccaggttctagaaggtgtgtgtgtgtgtgtctaacctcaaggtctttgtctatgtccatgctgtccaggttctagaaggtgtgtgtgtgtgtgtctaacctccaggtctttgtctatgtccatgctgtccaggttctagaaggtgtgtgtgtgtgtgtctaacctcaaggtctttgtctatgtccatgctgtccaggttctagaaggtgtgtgtgtgtgtgtctaacctcaaggtctttgtctatgtccatgctgtccaggttctagaaggtgtgtgtgtgtgtgtctaacctccaggtctttgtctatgtccatgctgtccaggttctagaaggtgtgtgtgtgtgtgtgtgtctaacctcaaggtctttgtctatgtccatgctgtccaggttctagaaggtgtgtgtgtgtgtgtctaacctcaaggtctttgtctatgtccatgctgtccaggttctagaaggtgtgtgtgtgtgtgtctaacctccaggtctttgtctatgtccatgctgtccaggttctggaaggtgtgtgtgtgtctaacctccaggtctttgtctatgtccatgctgtccaggttctggaagtgtgtgtgtgtctaacctccaggtctttgtctatgtccatgctgtccaggttctagaagtgtgtgtgtgtgtgtgtctaacctccaggtctttgtctatgtccatgctgtccaggttctagaaggtgtgtgtgtgtgtgtgtctaacctccaggtctttgtctatgtccatgctgtccaggttctagaaggtgtgtgtgtgtgtgtgtctaacctccaggtctttgtctatgtccatgctgtccaggttctagaaggtgtgtgtgtgtgtgtgtctaacctccaggtctttgtctatgtccatgctgtccaggttctagaaggtgtgtgtgtgtgtgtgtctaacatccaggtctttgtctatgtccatgctgtccaggttctagaaggtgtgtgtgtgtgtgtgtctaacctccaggtctttgtctatgtccatgctgtccaggttctagaaggtgtgtgtgtgtgtgtctaacctccaggtctttgtctatgtccatgctgtccaggttctagaaggtgtgtgtgtgtgtgtgtctaacctccaggtctttgtctatgtccatgctgtccaggttctagaaggtgtgtgtgtgtgtgtgtctaacctccaggtctttgtctatgtccatgctgtccaggttctagaaggtgtgtgtgtgtgtgtgtctaacctccaggtctttgtctatgtccatgctgtccaggttctagaaggtgtgtgtgtgtgtgtgtctaacctccaggtctttgtctatgtccatgctgtccaggttctagaaggtgtgtgtgtgtgtgtgtctaacctccaggtctttgtctatgtccatgctgtccaggttctagaaggtgtgtgtgtgtgtgtctaacctccaggtctttgtctatgtccatgctgtccaggttctagaaggtgtgtgtgtgtgtgtgtctaacctccaggtctttgtctatgtccatgctgtccaggttctagaagtgtgtgtgtgtgtgtctaacctccaggtctttgtctatgtccatgctgtccaggttctagaaggtgtgtgtgtgtgtgtctaacctccaggtctttgtctatgtccatgctgtccaggttctagaaggtgtgtgtgtgtgtgtctaacctccaggtctttgtctatgtccatgctgtccaggttctagaaggtgtgtgtgtgtgtgtctaacctccaggtctttgtctatgtccatgctgtccaggttctagaaggtgtgtgtgtgtgtgtgtctaacctccaggtctttgtctatgtccatgctgtccaggttctggaaggtgtgtgtgtgtctaacctccaggtctttgtctatgtccatgctgtccaggttctggaaggtgtgtgtgtgtctaacctccaggtctttgtctatgtccatgctgtccaggttctgGAAGGTGTATCTGTCTAACCTCCAGCTCTgtgtctatgtccatgctgtccaggttctggaaggtgtgtgtgtgtctaacctccaggtctttgtctatgtccatgctgtccaggttctggaaggtgtgtgtgtctaacctccagctctgtgtctatgtccatgctgtccaggttctggaaggtgtgtgtgtctaacctcctggtctttgtctatgtccatgctgtccaggttctggaaggtgtgtgtgtgtgtctaacctccaggtctttgtctatgtccatgctgtccaggttctggaaggtgtgtgtgtctaacctcctggtctttgtctatgtccatgctgtccaggttctggaaggtgtgtgtgtgtgtctaacctccagctctgtgtctatgtccatgctgtccaggttctggaaggtgtgtgtgtgtctaacctccaggtctttgtctatgtccatgctgtccaggttctggaaggtgtgtgtgtctaacctccaggtctttgtctatgtccatgctgtccaggttctggaaggtgtgtgtgtctaacctccaggtctttgtctatgtccatgctgtccaggttctggaaggtgtgtgtgtctaacctccagctctgtgtctatgtccatgctgtccaggttctggaaggtgtgtgtgtgtctaacctccaggtctttgtctatgtccatgctgtccaggttctggaaggtgtgtgtgtctaacctccagctctgtgtctatgtccatgctgtccaggttctggaaggtgtgtgtgtgtctaacctccaggtctttgtctatgtccatgctgtccaggttctggaaggtgtgtgtgtctaacctccagctctgtgtctatgtccatgctgtccaggttctggaaggtgtgtgtgtgtctaacctccaggtctttgtctatgtccatgctgtccaggttctggaaggtgtgtgtgtctaacctccagctctgtgtctatgtccatgctgtccaggttctggaaggtgtgtgtgtctaacctcctggtctttgtctatgtccatgctgtccaggttctggaaggtgtgtgtgtctaacctcctggtctttgtctatgtccatgctgtccaggttctggaaggtgtgtgtgtgtctaacctccaggtctttgtctatgtccatgctgtccaggttctggaaggtgtgtgtgtctaacctcctggtctttgtctatgtccatgctgtccaggttctggaaggtgtgtgtgtgtctaacctctaggtctttgtctatgtccatgctgtccaggttctggaaggtgtgtgtctaacctccaggtctttgtctatgtccatgcagtccaggttctggaaggtgtgtgtgtctaacctccaggtctttgtctatgtccatgctgtccaggttctggaaggtgtgtgtgtctaacctccagctctgtgtctatgtccatgctgtccaggttctggaaggtgtgtgtgtctaacctcctggtctttgtctatgtccatgctgtccaggttctggaaggtgtgtgtgtgtctaacctccaggtctttgtctatgtccatgctgtccaggttctggaaggtgtgtgtgtctaacctccaggtctttgtctatgtccacgctgtccaggttctggaaggtgtgtgtgtctaacctccagctctgtgtctatgtccatgctgtccaggttctggaaggtgtgtgtgtgtctaacctccaggtctttgtctatgtccatgctgtccaggttctggaaggtgtgtgtgtctaacctccagCTCTGcgtctatgtccatgctgtccaggttctggaaggtgtgtgtgtgtctaacctccaggtctttgtctatgtccatgctgtccaggttctggaaggtgtgtgtctaacctccagCTCTGTGTCTATGTCCATGATGTCCAGGttctggaaggtgtgtgtgtgtctaacctccaggtctttgtctatgtccatgctgtccaggttctggaaggtgtgtgtgtctaacctccagctctgtgtctatgtccatgctgtccaggttctggaaggtgtgtgtgtctaacctcctggtctttgtctatgtccatgctgtccaggttctggaaggtgtgtgtgtgtctaacctctaggtctttgtctatgtccatgctgtccaggttctggaaggtgtgtgtctaacctccaggtctttgtctatgtccatgctgtccaggttctgGAAGGTGTGTTTGTCTAACCTCCAGatctttgtctatgtccatgctgtccaggttctgGAAGGTGTGTTTGTCTAACCTCCAGctctttgtctatgtccatgctgtccaggttctggaaggtgtgtgtgtgtctaacctccaggtctttgtctatgtccatgctgtccaggttctggaaggtgtgtgtgtctaacctccaggtctttgtctatgtccatgctgtccaggttctggaaggtgtgtgtgtgtctaacctccaggtctttgtctatgtccatgctgtccaggttctggaaggtgtgtgtgtgtctaacctccaggtctttgtctatgtccatgctgtccaggttctggaaggtgtgtgtgtgtctaacctccaggtctttgtctatgtccatgctgtccaggttctggaaggtgtgtgtctaacctccaggtctttgtctatgtccatgctgtccaggttctggaaggtgtgtgtgtagacCTCAAGAGCCTTGGCATGGAACACCATCTCCACTGTGATGAAGTCTGTGAAGATCCTCTGGAAGAAGACCTAGTATTATTGTCACTGTAAGGGGATGGACGTGCCTGAGTATGACTGGAACACGTacgagtgagagagtgtgtgtgtgtttgtgtatgttctGGTTTatttgtgtatatttgtgtgtgtgtttgtgtgttcatgtgtgtgcgtgtgtgtgtctgtgtttgtatgtgtgctcgtgtgtgtgttgtgtttatgtgtgtgttgtggttgaAGACCAACCTTGATGTCCTCCAGTTTCTGTCTCTGGAAGTCACTGATGGTCTCCTCCAGTTGTCTAGAGCTGCGGTGAACGTTGTTGGTTGCCTTCTGAGCCTCTGCCTGAAAACCAAACAGCAAAGGAATACTACAACTGTACTAGAAGCTTGAAGATATATAAAAATTGTTTTAATGACAGCTACCAAAACCTCTGGTGGTCCACCACATAGCAAGATCTCATCAATGGTCAGATATCTGCATCGTTGCAGTGTTGAAGGTGTTGTTGATGTGACAGGGGGAGGTTCCAGAGAAATCATGTTACCTGTGACTGAAAACATTGGATAAGGTATTGAAGCATGACTAGAACAGAACATCTACATTTCTAAAACATCTCAGAGACCAGGTTAGCTCATCTGAACCTGTCACTCAAAGCACCACTCATAGAGTAAATATGGCTGACAAACAATCGTTTGTCACAGGCAATACGTCATATTTTTCAATACTGTGTCTTCACATAAGGATTGTTGATGTAAATACTATAATCATGCTGGAATTCTGCCACTCTTGTAGAGTTATATGCAGATGTAAATAGACTGGGAGAAAGGATACAATTCTTTGTCTATTGGAGGGATCCTTCTGCTGGAGTTTCTCCAGTTTCTGCAGCTCTTTCAGCGCTCTGTCCGGATCAGCATTGAACCTCTTCAGATCTGCCTGTATGTCAGAGATATGACCAGTCCATGAAGCTTCAAACACACTGTCTCAGAAGAGACTGCCTATACATTCACTGCCATTGTTCTGCCATGAGAGGCTGTGAAGAGTGTGTGAAGTgacaatgagacagagacagggagtgggAGAAAGTGACAAagatagtgtgtgtgcgtgtgtgtgtgtgtgtgtgtgagggagggagggatctgtATTTTGTCTGGTAATTACTGTGTGAAATCTACAGTGTGTTCGTTCCATGTATGAAgacttactctcttgttttcaacAATATCACCGTAGGCTTTGAGAGGAGTGATGACTTTGATCTCCAGCCTCTCTACCTGTCAGGGGTAGACACAGTAAACACAATTTCATCTTCAAAACAACAGTATTTCAAGGTGTGAGAAACAAATTGTTGTGTTTTTGCTGGGTAAAAATGGCTCGAAACCAACACTGTCTTTGCCCACTATATCCAGTACTGAGGAACTCCCATAATGCCTTTATTTACTGTTATGCTGTTTCATTAACCCTTACACTAACCTAGTAAATGCACCATGGCCACGTCCCCTACCACTAATACCAGCATCGGGGAAGCTACTCTAcaaatatagtttaccaagctaccaattacttcacactggaggAAGTTAAACTACACTAAAGCTACCCTTAAGAAAATCTAGTTTAATTACCTAATGTTtctttgaaaaagtagttcactacatccaaactactttgtTAGAAATGATCAtatctaaatctgaaatgtcatagatTACAAATTgcaataaaaatcaaatcaataaCAGACCACTCTGGAGTCATATTAAGGGAGTGTGAAATTAAGCCTATACACAAAaactcttttttttaaataaaggaaATTATTGCCTACTTTATCCATATTTTATTTAATTTAGCAAAAAACGTAGTGTAattacagtagttagctacacctcTAAATGGCAAAAAAACAGTTATGAACTACTGAAAACCCTACCAAGAATTGAATTTAGCTCAACTACCACAAAGCTACTGCAAAATGAAGTTATATTACTCGTTGAACTAGCCtatatgtagttcactactccccaacagcCCCTGACCTCTCACCCCTCACCTCAGCCTGGCGGTAGTCCTGCACCATGGCCAGGTCTTCAGCCAGGTTCGTCAGACAGGTACGGAGCTCTGGGTCCTCAGTATTCGAGAAGTCATTGAGCTGTCTGACCAGCATGTCAGCCTGGTCCCTCAGCTTGCCTGTCTTCCTGGTGTAAGAGGCCAGCAGGCTGCAGAACTGACCCAGGTACTTCTCAGCATGGCTCACTGTCAGCTCCAtgctctttatctgtctgtctctggacaaaAGATGAAGAGTTATGAAGGGTTAGGGGTTTCAGCTAACTATAGACCTCCAGGAAGTTTTAGGGTCGTGTTTGTGATAAACAATAGATGAGCCAAATAGCAGTACACATCCCTTTAGCTTTATTATATCTGTGAGACAGGTGTGTTTCCAAAGGCGCACATATGAGATAAAGTATTCCCAATGCGCAATCTTCTCCATACATAATTTACCACTTTAGCCGTGGTTTCCACACATAATCGCGGAAAGGCAGTATATAATGAAACATGACATGGTTAGCTATAGAACTAGTACAGCATCAAATGAAAAATCAACCGATTGGCTCGATGTTGACTATGTAGAGCCGTCTGGTCCATGCTAGCTTTTCCTGCTACAGTACTGTGGTTTATTAAAGCAGTATAGCTAACCAACACAGGTGTTACCAAGTAATAGTGGTACATTAAACCATATATGCATGTAACGAGGGCAACTACCTTGAGAAGATGGTGTTCATGTTGGATTTGCTCAAGCGTCACTTCACCTCACAGTTGAACTGCGGTATTTGCCTTATTGCCATAGAGACGAGAACACGGAAGAGTGGGGTTTTGGGGTGTAAGTGATGGTTATGGC includes:
- the LOC124035033 gene encoding CBY1-interacting BAR domain-containing protein 2-like, producing the protein MNTIFSRDRQIKSMELTVSHAEKYLGQFCSLLASYTRKTGKLRDQADMLVRQLNDFSNTEDPELRTCLTNLAEDLAMVQDYRQAEVERLEIKVITPLKAYGDIVENKRADLKRFNADPDRALKELQKLEKLQQKDPSNRQRISQAEAQKATNNVHRSSRQLEETISDFQRQKLEDIKRIFTDFITVEMVFHAKALEVYTHTFQNLDSMDIDKDLELFTGRIRVSDGPLDNQTLLPSSMAHQPSPTLSSSLKHTAESAKKTRNSILQRQRGVEEEEEDEEEEDEEEEDESEIEARQSRQSYASQYTQILRQKN